Within the Desulfobaculum xiamenense genome, the region GGCGTCATGACCGTTCTCGCGCTGGCAGTGGACCGCAACGACGCGTGCTGGCTGCGTTCGAGGTTCCGGGCCTTCGGTGGGGACGCCGTGGTCGCCGCGACGACGCTGGCGGCGCAGGACGCCCTTGCCGGGGCGGGCATTCCTTTCCGGATCTTCGAGGCCGAGGCATGGGATGTGGACAAGCAGGCCTTGTCCGACGCCGCACGCCGCATGGCCGCCACATGGCACCTGGCGGACGCGCTGCGTGGGCATCCGGACATGCTCACCGCGGCCACCCATCGTGACATCCCCCTGTATCCCGTGCTGTTCCACACCGTGTTCCTTGGCATGTTCGAGGCCATGCAGGCGCATGTCTTCATGCGACGGGTGCTCGACACCGTGCGCCCTCGCCGGGTGGTCATGGCCGAGTGGGGAGATCCCTTCGCATCGGGACTTTACGGCGTGCTGGCCTCGGAGGAGGGGCTGGAGCGCGAAGCCTTGGCCGGGTTGTGCGCGAGTAGAGGCATCGCCGTGGAGCGCGTACCGTTTGTGCCCGAGGACGCCGCGATCGAAGAGGACGGAGTGTGCCCGGTGCGCGGAGTGCTTCCGGTGCTGGCGCGTAAGGTCGCCACCGTGCGCGCGGACCCGGCCAGCGTGTGGCGGCGGTTCAAGCGGGCCTTCGCCGGCGCGGACAGGGGGCGCATGACGTGGGAATCCGACGGTCCGCCCGCAGGCAGTCCGTCCGTCCTCGTGCGGACGTGGGCGGGGCATTATCTCGATCAGGTCCTGCCGGTGGTGACGCTTCTGGCCGGACGCGGCGCGGCGGTGACCGTGGCCGTGGAGGGCGGTATTCCTTCGCGCTGGCAGGTGCGGCGGCTGCACAGAGTCGGTGCGCGGCTTGTGCGGTGCGCGTCCGGATTGCAGGTTCGCGCCGCGTTGCGCCTGCATTGGGAGCGGTTGGGACGCGCCGCGCTGCGGGCCGTGGAGGAGGCCAGCGCCGAACTGTTTGCCGACGGCAACGGGGAGAGCTTCGCCGGGCCCGCCATGGCCGTGATGCGTCACGCGCTCGTGCGGGGACTGCCCGACGCGGCCGCGGACATCGAATGCGGGCGGGAGCTTCTGGACCGCGTGCGCCCGGACGTGGAACTTTCGCATTTCGCGGTGGCGGCGTCCGGCGTGGGCGGCGTGCTGCCCGCGCGGGTCGCTGGCGTGCCCACGCTGACCATCGGGCATGGTCTGCATGTGTACACGGAGGCGGAGCGGGACGTGTTCGCCACGCGGGTGTGCGCCACGGCCGGGACCGTGCATCGCGAGGCCGCCATGCATGCGCTGGGCTGCGCGGCGGAACTGCTGCCCACGGTGGGGGACTGTCGGCTCGATATGCTGGCTCCATCGGATGGACGAGCGCGTGCGGTGCGGCGGCTTGGCCTGTCGCCCGCGCACCCGGTGTGCGTGGCCTGCGTGACCGGGCCGTGGACGCAGGCCCGCGAGGCGCGCCATGCCGATGCCCGGACTCTGCGCGGGGTGCTGGCGCTACGCCGCGAGGTTCCGGGCGTGCAGCTTGTCTACCGCATGCATCACGGGGCGGACGCCGCACCCTTCCGGGGCGCCGTCGAATCCCTTGGCGACGCGGGCGTGATCTTCCAGAGTGCGCCGAATCCGCCGCTGCCCGAGGTGCTGCGTGCGGCGGACGTGGTCATCGCGCATCAGGGCAGCGCCATCGCCGAGGCCGTGCTGTGCGGGGTGCGTGTTATTTACCTGTGCGCGTTGGCCCCGGAGGAGCCGTCGAGCCTCGACTGTCCGGTCATCGTTCCGGTGCGGCGGCTGGAGGATCTGCCCGGTGCGGTGCGTGGGATGCTGGCCACGCCCATGTCCCGGCGCGAGGTCCGCGAACGCGCGCAGCCGTGGCTGGAGCGCGTGCTGTGCGGAGCGGACGGCGGCGCGGCGCGGCGCATGGCGGACCTTGTGCTTGCGCTCGCCGCGCGCGGGGACGAGCCGGGTTTCGAGGATTGGCTCGATAGGCAGCGCGCCAGCGCGGCGTTTTCATCCGCCTCGTGGCAGAAGACGTTTGGAACGGACGCGAAGACCTGATATGACGGTATGGTGGACACTCTGCCTTCACGAAATGGGGCCTTGGCCCCCCTGCGCGGCGAGGACTTCGTCTTCGTCGTCGGCAGCCCGCGAAGCGGCACGACATGGCTGCAGCGTCTGCTGTCGTGTCATCCACTCGTGGCCACCGGGCAGGAGAGCGGGGTGTTCGATTCCTACATCGGCCCGCAACTTCGCGCGTGGCGGCGGGACATGGCCCCGGACTCCACGCGCCCGGTAGGCCTTGGCTGTCACATGACCGAGGCGGAGTTCATGGCGGCGCTCACGGCGCACATGGACGCGCTTCTGGCGTCCATGCGGGTGAGGATTCCCGAGGGCGGGCTGTTCGTGGAGAAGACCCCGTCCCATGCGCTCTACATGCGCGAGATCGCGGAGCTGATGCCCGGCGCGCGCTTCGTGCATATGCTGCGCGACGCACGCGAGGTCATCACATCCATGGTGGTCGCCTCGCGCACGTGGGGGGAGGACTGGGCACCGCGCTGCGCGCGGGACGCGGCACTGTTGTGGGCGCGGCACGTCAACGCCGCGCTGGCCGCAGGACGCGAGCTTGGTCCCGAACGGGTGACGCTGGTGCGTCACGAGGACCTGCGGGCCGACACTGCGGCCGTGTTGGCGCGACTGGTGCGCGGGTTTTTGCGCCTCGACTGGGAGGACGCCGCCGTGGCCGAGGCCGTGGAGCGCAATCTGCGCCGCAGGGGGCTCGACGGCATGGTCCGCCCCGGCGTGCCGCTTCCCCTTGGCGGTGAGTGGTCCAGACGACTGGGGACCGACGCCGCGCCGGAGCCGGAGGGCTTTGCCGGAGGCGGCGGGTGGCGGCCCGGATTCGTCGGGCGGATTTCGGCGTGGGTTGCGGCCCGGAGGGCCATGGAGCGTGCGGGCTATCCGTGGCGTCAGCCGTGGCGGTGGTAGGGCATTTCGCGGGAGGAGCGGCATGCGGATTTCGGTCATCGTGCCCACCTATCGTCGTCCCGGCGAACTGGGGCGCTGTCTGCGCAGCCTCGCCGGGCAGACGACGCATGGTTTCGAGGCGCTGGTGGTGGACAACGCCGCCGATGCCGGGGTGCGCGCGCTGGTGGAGGGCATGGCCGCAGGCTTTCCCGTCCGGCTGGATTACGTTCCCGAGCCGCGTCTCGGGTTGCATTTCGCCCGCAATGCGGGCATCCGCGCCGCGCACGGGGACCTTCTGCTCTTCACCGACGACGACGCGACGTTTGCATCCGGCTGGTGCGCGGCCTATGCCGAGGCCTTTGCCGCCCACCCGGACATGGCCGCCGCCGGGGGGCCGGTGCGCGCGGCGTGGGAGGTTCCGCCGCCGGACTGGCTTGTGGCCTTCATGGGCGGGGAGGGCACCTTCCCCATCCTGAGTCTGCTTGATGGCGCAGACGCCTTCCGCAAGGGCCGGGAAGTCTTCTACGGGGTGAACATGGCCGTGCGGCGCGAGGCCCTCGTGGCGGCTGGCGGCTTCAACCCCGAGGCCTTCGGCGAGGTGTGGCTGGGCGACGGCGAGACCGGACTCATGCGCGCCCTGTGGGCGGCCGAGCGGCCCGTGGGCTATGTGCCCGAGGCCGAGGTCTTTCACCACATTCCGCCCGCACGGATGACGCGGGCCTATTTCGAGCGGCGTATGGCCAACGGCGGAGCCATGGATGCCTACGCCCGCCACCGGGGGCGCGTTCCGGGGCGGCTACGGCTTCTTCGCAGTGCGGCGGGCATCGCCCTGCGCAGCCTCGGCGACTGGCTGGGGGCACTTGTGCGGCGGGGGACGGACCGCGAAAGCCTCGAACTGGCGCTTCGGGCCGCACACAGCCGCGCGCGCTGCGCCTATCTGCTGCGGCTGGCGGGGAGCGACGAATTCCGAAACCTCGTCAACCGGACGAACTGGCTGGAGAACGATGCTCACGCCGCGCCGGGGAATGGACACCGCACGGCGTGAGCGCGCGAAGGCGCGAGGAGGGAGGCGCATGGGCTACCTGTTCATCCTCGGCACGGTGCTGACCACCGTGTACGGCCAGATCGCCATCAAGTGGGGCGTGTCGCAGCGTGGTGGCCTTCCGGGCGGCGCGTGGGACAACGCCATGTTCCTCTTCGGTCTCGTTTTCGATCCGTGGATATTCTCGGGGCTTCTCGCGGCGTTCGTGGGAGCCCTGTTCTGGCTTGCCGCACTCACGCGTTTCCAACTCAGCTTCGCCTACCCCTTCATGAGCCTCAGCTTCGTCCTCGTCCTCGTCCTGTCGGCCCTCGTGCTCCACGAACCGCTGAATATCCACAAGATCGCCGGAGTGGCGCTCATCGTGGCGGGAATCGTGGTGTCCAGCCGGGGGCTTGGCTAGCGGCCGCATGGTCCGTGCATCCGGGGCGCGTGCCCCGGCAGGGGGAAAGACATGGCAACCGTTCTGGTCACGGGTTCGGGAGGCTACATCGGCACCGCGCTGGTGGACCGTCTGCTCGCGGACGGGCATCGCGTCATCGGCATGGACCGCTATTTCTTCGGCACCGGGCTTCTGGGCGACACCGTCGATCATCCGGGTTTCACGCTTGTGCGCGAGGACGTGCGCTCCTGCCGCGTGGAGCATTTCGCGGGCGTGGACGCGGTGTGCGACCTCGCCGCCCTGTCCAACGACCCCGCCGGGGATTTGGACCCCACCCTCACGCAGGACATCAATTTCCACGGCCGCGCCCATGTGGCGGCCACGGCCCGCCGCGCCGGGGTGCGGCGCTACGTGTTGGCCAGCTCGTGCAGCGTGTATGGCCGGGGCGAGGGCGTGCTCGACGAGGACTCGCCGCCGCGTCCCGTGTCCGAATACGCGCGGGCCAATCTCGCCGCCGAAAAGGCCGTGCTGGAACTGTCCTCGCCGGACTTCGCGGTGACGGCGCTTCGGCAGTCCACGGTCTACGGCCTGTCCAAGCGCATGCGCTTCGACCTCGTCATCAACCTCATGACCCTCAACGCCGTGGAGCGCGGGGTGCTCAACGTGCTGGGCGGCGGCACGCAGTGGCGGCCGCTGGTGCACGTGCTCGACGCTGTGGAGGCCTTTGCGCTGGTCCTCGGGGCGGACCCGGCCCTCGTTGGCGGGCGCGTGTTCAACGTGGGCAGCGACGCCCAGAATTACCGCATCCTCACCGTGGCCTACATGGTGCGCGAGCGCCTGCCCTTTCCCGTGCGCGTGGACCTCACGCCCTCGGACCCCGACCACCGCGACTACAACGTCTCCTTCGTCCGCATCCGCGACGTGCTGGGCTTCACGCCCCGCCATACGCCGCACGAGGCCGTGGACGACATCTACGAGGCCATCAAGCTCGGGCGCGTGGACACGGGACCGCGTACCGTCACCGTGAAGTGGTACCGCTACCTGCTCGACGCGGACCGCGTGCTCTCCGAGGTCAAGCTCGACGGGAGGCTTCTGGCATGAGCGGCAAATGCCCGCTGATCTCGGTGGTCACGCCGGTCTACGAGTCGGCGGGCTGCCTCGACGAACTCCACCGCCGCGTAGCGCAGGCCGTGGAGCCTCTCGACGCGGACTTCGAGCTGGTGATGGTGGACGACGGGAGCGCCGACGGCTCGTGGGAGGCCATCCGCGCCCTGAACGCGCGTGACCCGCGCGTGCGCGGGGTGCGCCTGTCGCGCAATTTTGGCCAGCACTACGCCATCACCGCCGGGCTGGACAGAGCGCGCGGCGAGTGGGTGGTGGTCATGGACTGCGACCTGCAGGACAGGCCAGAGGAAATTCCCGCCCTGTACGCACGGGCGCTGGAGGGCCTTCGCATCGTGTTCGCGCGGCGCACGGATAGGCGCGACGGCCTGCTGAAGCGCACCGGATCGCGGCTGTTCTACGTGGCGCTGCGCCATCTGGCCGGGGTGGACATCGACCCGCGCACGGCGAATTTCGGCATCTTCCACCGTACGGTGGTGGAGAATTTCCGCCAGCTTCGCGAGCGCAGCCGGGCCTTTCACGTGCTGGTGCGTACGCTGGGCTTCCCGGCCGGGACTGTGGACGTGCGCCACGAGGCGCGCTTCGCCGGGCGCTCTGCCTACGACTTCGCACGGATGTTCGCGCTGGCTGTGGACATCATCGTTTCCCAGTCCGGCAGGCTGGCCACGCTGTCCTTCGCGGTGGGCGTGGCGCTGGCGCTGTTCGCCTTCGGCTACGGGCTGTTCCTCATGGCGCGCAAGGTGCTGTGGGCCTATCCGGTGCCCGGATGGACCAGCGTCATGGTCTCCCTGTACCTCATCGGCGGGCTGGTGTTCATCAACCTCGGCCTTCTTGGCCTTTACCTCGGCAAGACCTTCGACGAGGTGAAGCGGCGGCCGCTGTACGTGGTGGCCGAGACCTGCGGCGAGGACACCGCAGAGGGGCGCGTCCGGCCCGAGGGGGTGGGCTGATGCTCGGCGTGGCGGTGGTGGGCTGCGGCTACTGGGGACCGAACCTCGTGCGCAATGTGGTGGCCTGTCCGCACACGCGGCTGGTGCGGGCATGCGATTTGGACGCCGGGCGTCTGGCGCGGGTGCTGGCCCCGTATCCCGGCGTGGACGCCTGTACGGACCTTGCCGAGGTATTGGCCGATCCGCGTGTTGAGGCCGTGGCCGTGGCCACGCCCGTGCATACCCACCACGCTGTGGCGCGGGCCTGTCTGGAGGCCGGGCGGCACGTGCTGGTGGAGAAGCCCATGGCCGCCTCCGTGGCCGAGGGGCGCGAGCTTGTCGAACTGGCCATGCGCAAGCGGCTGGTCCTCATGTGTGACCACATCTTCTGCTACGCGGGCGCGGTGCGGGCCATGAAGGGGCTGGTGGACGCCGGGCATCTCGGGGAGTTGCTGTATTTCGACTCCGTGCGCGTGAATTTGGGCCTCTTCCAGCGCGACGTGAACGTCATCTGGGACTTGGCCCCGCATGACCTTTCCGTGCTGGCCCTCGTCACGGGGCGGCGGCCCGTGGCCGTGACCGTGCACGCGGCGCGGCTGGCGGGCTGGCCGCAGGAGAACATCGCCTACGTGGCGCTGGACTTCGCCGATGGCTTCATCGCGCATCTGCATCTCAATTGGCTTTCGCCTGTGAAGATACGCAAGACCATCATCGGCGGCAGCGAGCGGATGATCGTCTGGAACGACCTTGACCCTGTGGAGACGCTCAAGGTCTACGACAAGGGCGTGGTGGTGGACGCCGGACCGGGCCGCGAGGAGCGCGACAGGATGCTCGTGTCCTACCGCACGGGCGGGGTGGCCTCGCCGCATGTGCCGCAGGGCGAGGCGCTGGCTGCCGTGGTGGCGGAGTTCGCGGCGGCCATTGCCGAGGGGCGCGAGGCCCTGACCGGCGGGCGCGAGGGGCTGGACGTGCTGCGCGTTCTGGAGGCGGCGCAACGCTCCGTGGAACGCGGCGGGGAACGGGTGCGGGTGGATGACGCGGAGGAGAGGCCATGACGCGCTTTTCGTGCATCGCGGCGGACGTGCGCCTTGGGGCCGGGGTGGTGCTGCGCGACTTCGTGAACCTCTACGGCTGCGAGGTGGGCGACGGCACGCGCATCGGAACCTTCGTGGAGATACAGAAGAACGCCAGCGTGGGCCGCAACTGCAAGATTTCGAGCCATACCTTCGTCTGCGAGGGCGTGCGTATCGGCGACGGCGTCTTCGTTGGGCACAA harbors:
- a CDS encoding glycosyltransferase family 4 protein, giving the protein MTVLALAVDRNDACWLRSRFRAFGGDAVVAATTLAAQDALAGAGIPFRIFEAEAWDVDKQALSDAARRMAATWHLADALRGHPDMLTAATHRDIPLYPVLFHTVFLGMFEAMQAHVFMRRVLDTVRPRRVVMAEWGDPFASGLYGVLASEEGLEREALAGLCASRGIAVERVPFVPEDAAIEEDGVCPVRGVLPVLARKVATVRADPASVWRRFKRAFAGADRGRMTWESDGPPAGSPSVLVRTWAGHYLDQVLPVVTLLAGRGAAVTVAVEGGIPSRWQVRRLHRVGARLVRCASGLQVRAALRLHWERLGRAALRAVEEASAELFADGNGESFAGPAMAVMRHALVRGLPDAAADIECGRELLDRVRPDVELSHFAVAASGVGGVLPARVAGVPTLTIGHGLHVYTEAERDVFATRVCATAGTVHREAAMHALGCAAELLPTVGDCRLDMLAPSDGRARAVRRLGLSPAHPVCVACVTGPWTQAREARHADARTLRGVLALRREVPGVQLVYRMHHGADAAPFRGAVESLGDAGVIFQSAPNPPLPEVLRAADVVIAHQGSAIAEAVLCGVRVIYLCALAPEEPSSLDCPVIVPVRRLEDLPGAVRGMLATPMSRREVRERAQPWLERVLCGADGGAARRMADLVLALAARGDEPGFEDWLDRQRASAAFSSASWQKTFGTDAKT
- a CDS encoding sulfotransferase family protein, which encodes MAPLRGEDFVFVVGSPRSGTTWLQRLLSCHPLVATGQESGVFDSYIGPQLRAWRRDMAPDSTRPVGLGCHMTEAEFMAALTAHMDALLASMRVRIPEGGLFVEKTPSHALYMREIAELMPGARFVHMLRDAREVITSMVVASRTWGEDWAPRCARDAALLWARHVNAALAAGRELGPERVTLVRHEDLRADTAAVLARLVRGFLRLDWEDAAVAEAVERNLRRRGLDGMVRPGVPLPLGGEWSRRLGTDAAPEPEGFAGGGGWRPGFVGRISAWVAARRAMERAGYPWRQPWRW
- a CDS encoding glycosyltransferase family 2 protein — its product is MRISVIVPTYRRPGELGRCLRSLAGQTTHGFEALVVDNAADAGVRALVEGMAAGFPVRLDYVPEPRLGLHFARNAGIRAAHGDLLLFTDDDATFASGWCAAYAEAFAAHPDMAAAGGPVRAAWEVPPPDWLVAFMGGEGTFPILSLLDGADAFRKGREVFYGVNMAVRREALVAAGGFNPEAFGEVWLGDGETGLMRALWAAERPVGYVPEAEVFHHIPPARMTRAYFERRMANGGAMDAYARHRGRVPGRLRLLRSAAGIALRSLGDWLGALVRRGTDRESLELALRAAHSRARCAYLLRLAGSDEFRNLVNRTNWLENDAHAAPGNGHRTA
- a CDS encoding EamA family transporter, producing the protein MGYLFILGTVLTTVYGQIAIKWGVSQRGGLPGGAWDNAMFLFGLVFDPWIFSGLLAAFVGALFWLAALTRFQLSFAYPFMSLSFVLVLVLSALVLHEPLNIHKIAGVALIVAGIVVSSRGLG
- a CDS encoding NAD-dependent epimerase/dehydratase family protein translates to MATVLVTGSGGYIGTALVDRLLADGHRVIGMDRYFFGTGLLGDTVDHPGFTLVREDVRSCRVEHFAGVDAVCDLAALSNDPAGDLDPTLTQDINFHGRAHVAATARRAGVRRYVLASSCSVYGRGEGVLDEDSPPRPVSEYARANLAAEKAVLELSSPDFAVTALRQSTVYGLSKRMRFDLVINLMTLNAVERGVLNVLGGGTQWRPLVHVLDAVEAFALVLGADPALVGGRVFNVGSDAQNYRILTVAYMVRERLPFPVRVDLTPSDPDHRDYNVSFVRIRDVLGFTPRHTPHEAVDDIYEAIKLGRVDTGPRTVTVKWYRYLLDADRVLSEVKLDGRLLA
- a CDS encoding glycosyltransferase family 2 protein, coding for MSGKCPLISVVTPVYESAGCLDELHRRVAQAVEPLDADFELVMVDDGSADGSWEAIRALNARDPRVRGVRLSRNFGQHYAITAGLDRARGEWVVVMDCDLQDRPEEIPALYARALEGLRIVFARRTDRRDGLLKRTGSRLFYVALRHLAGVDIDPRTANFGIFHRTVVENFRQLRERSRAFHVLVRTLGFPAGTVDVRHEARFAGRSAYDFARMFALAVDIIVSQSGRLATLSFAVGVALALFAFGYGLFLMARKVLWAYPVPGWTSVMVSLYLIGGLVFINLGLLGLYLGKTFDEVKRRPLYVVAETCGEDTAEGRVRPEGVG
- a CDS encoding Gfo/Idh/MocA family protein — encoded protein: MLGVAVVGCGYWGPNLVRNVVACPHTRLVRACDLDAGRLARVLAPYPGVDACTDLAEVLADPRVEAVAVATPVHTHHAVARACLEAGRHVLVEKPMAASVAEGRELVELAMRKRLVLMCDHIFCYAGAVRAMKGLVDAGHLGELLYFDSVRVNLGLFQRDVNVIWDLAPHDLSVLALVTGRRPVAVTVHAARLAGWPQENIAYVALDFADGFIAHLHLNWLSPVKIRKTIIGGSERMIVWNDLDPVETLKVYDKGVVVDAGPGREERDRMLVSYRTGGVASPHVPQGEALAAVVAEFAAAIAEGREALTGGREGLDVLRVLEAAQRSVERGGERVRVDDAEERP